A stretch of Henckelia pumila isolate YLH828 chromosome 4, ASM3356847v2, whole genome shotgun sequence DNA encodes these proteins:
- the LOC140859891 gene encoding uncharacterized protein isoform X1, whose protein sequence is MLRLRAFRPTNDKIVKIQLHPTHPWLVTADASDHVSVWNWEHRQVIYELKAGGVDERRLVGAKLEKLAEGETELRGKPTEAIRGGSVKQVSFYDDDVRYWQHWRNRSAAAEAPSAVNNLTSAFNSPAPSTKGRHFLVICCENKAIFLDLVTMRGRDVPKQDLDNRSLLCMEFLCRSTASDGPLVAFGGSDGVIRVLSMLTWKLARRYTGGHKGSISCLMTFMAPAGEALLVSGGSDGLLVLWNADYGQDSRELVPKLSLKAHDGGVVAVELSRVSGAAPQLITIGVDKTLAIWDTMTFKELRRIKPVSKLACHSVASWCHPRAPNLDILTCVKDSHIWAIEHPTYSALTRPLCELSSLVPPQFLASHKKLRGYSMVAHPLQPHLVATGTNIGVLVCEFDLKSLPPVAPLPTTPGSREHSAVYVVERALKLLQFQLSNTANPALGSNGSLNDVGRVRGDTPEQLHVKQIKKHISTPVPHDSYSVLSVSSSGKYVAIVWPDIPYFSVYKVSDWSIVDSGSARLLAWDTCRDRFALLESVLPPRMPIIPKGSSSRKAKEAAAAAAQAAAAAASAASSASVQVRILLDDGTSNILMRSVGSRSEPVSGLHGGALLGVAYRTSRRISPVTATAISTIQSMPLSGFNSGSNSSFSTVDDGYSSQKYSAEVAPPNFQLYSWESFQPVGGLLPQPEWTAWDQTVEYCAFAYLQYIVISSLRPQFRYLGDVAIPHATGAVWHRRQLFVATPTTIECVFVDAGISPIDIETKKRKEEMRLKELQSRAVVEHGELALITVDSQQSAIQERITLRPPMLQVVRLASFQHAPSIPPFLTLPKQTKVDSEDSPIPKEFEERRVNEVAVGGGGVAVAVTRFPSEQKRPIGPLVVVGVRDGVLWLIDRYMCAHAISLSHPGIRCRCLAAYGDAVSAVKWASRLGREHHDDLAQFMLGMGYATEALHLPGISKRLEFDLAMQSNDLKRALQCLLTMSNSRDIGQEALGLDLNDIMNLSSKKENVVDALQGVVKFAKEFLDLIDAADATGQADIAREALKRVAAAGSVKGALQGHELRGLALRLANHGELTRLSNLVNNLVSVGSGREAAFAAALLGDNVLMEKAWQDTGMLAEAVLHAHAHGRPTLRSLVQAWNKTLQKEMEHAPSTKMDAAAAFLASLEETKLTSLQDAAKKPPIEILPPGMASLYGPNPGQSVLKNPNPAMKSTQQQPGKQLLLEGATAAPQNTSASTETPVPPSTESGTSQNSVPEVHGTTEAASGATSGATATTEAGVPDTTAMTKPTATDLESSPPAQSEPNASATPLTDPTVSTELNGKTVQSQEQTSSPPPVSEDKVMDGSFPPASKTPPPAAESIPQQSNNQGASVRPELPMIDFT, encoded by the exons ATGCTGCGGTTGAGGGCCTTCCGGCCAACGAATGACAAGATCGTGAAGATTCAACTGCACCCCACGCACCCATGGCTCGTGACAGCCGACGCATCGGATCATGTATCCGTATGGAATTGGGAACACCGCCAG gtgatatatgagttgaaagcTGGTGGTGTAGATGAGAGGCGTTTGGTTGGTGCCAAGTTGGAGAAGCTCGCCGAGGGGGAAACAG AGCTTAGAGGAAAACCCACTGAAGCTATACGAGGTGGAAG TGTCAAACAGGTTAGCTTTTACGATGATGATGTTCGCTATTGGCAACATTGGCGTAATCGTTCTGCTGCTGCTGAAGCTCCATCAGCTGTCAATAATCTAACTTCAGCTTTCAATTCCCCTGCACCATCCACAAAAGGACGTCATTTTCTTGTCATATGCTGTGAGAACAAAGCTATTTTTCTAGATTTGGTGACAATGCGTGGCCGTGATGTGCCAAAGCAAGATTTAGATAACAGATCTCTTCTATG TATGGAATTTTTGTGTAGATCAACTGCTAGTGATGGTCCTCTTGTGGCATTTGGTGGGTCAGATGGAGTGATTAGAGTTCTTTCCATGCTGACGTGGAAG CTTGCTCGAAGATATACAGGAGGACACAAGGGTTCAATTTCTTGTTTGATGACTTTCATGGCTCCTGCTGGCGAG GCCCTTTTGGTTTCTGGTGGTAGCGATGGCTTGCTTGTGCTCTGGAATGCGGACTATGGTCAAGATTCAAGGGAACTTGTTCCTAAGCTGAGCTTAAAA GCACATGACGGTGGCGTTGTTGCTGTTGAGCTCTCTCGTGTTTCTGGTGCTGCACCACAGCTCATAACCATTGGTGTGGACAAGACTTTGGCTATCTGGGACACAATGACATTTAAG GAACTGCGACGAATAAAACCTGTTTCAAAATTAGCTTGTCATAGTGTAGCATCTTGGTGCCACCCTCGAGCTCCTAATCTTGATATATTGACATGTGTAAAAGATTCCCACATATG GGCCATTGAGCATCCCACTTATTCAGCTCTTACAAGGCCATTATGTGAACTTTCATCATTAGTCCCACCCCAGTTTCTTGCGTCCCACAAGAAGCTAAGG GGGTATTCCATGGTTGCTCATCCTTTACAACCCCACCTTGTTGCAACTGGTACCAACATTGGTGTCCTTGTCTGTGAATTTGATCTCAAATCGCTCCCACCTGTTGCTCCATTGCCTACAACACCAGGAAGCCGAGAACACTCAGCTGTCTATGTCGTTGAAAGGGCATTGAAGCTACTGCAATTTCAGTTGTCAAATACTGCAAATCCAGCTCTAGGAAGCAATGGCTCCTTGAATGACGTGGGGAGAGTTAGAGGAGACACACCAGAGCAGCTCCATGTGAAGCAAATTAAAAAGCATATTAGTACCCCAGTTCCACATGATTCATACTCAGTCCTTTCTGTGAGCAGTTCTGGAAA GTATGTGGCCATTGTGTGGCCTGATATTCCATATTTCTCAGTTTATAAGGTCAGTGACTGGTCGATTGTAGATTCTGGTAGTGCGAGGCTCTTGGCTTGGGATACTTGTAGAGACAGGTTTGCCCTGCTTGAGTCTGTATTACCTCCCAGAATGCCTATAATTCCAAAAGGCAGCTCATCAAGAAAAGCGAAGGAAGCTGCAGCCGCTGCTGCACAAGCTGCTGCTGCAGCAGCCTCCGCTGCTTCATCTGCCAGTGTTCAAGTAAGGATATTACTTGATGATGGTACATCAAACATATTGATGAGGTCGGTCGGCAGCCGCAGTGAACCGGTTTCTGGTTTACATGGGGGAGCGCTACTTGGTGTAGCCTATCGGACATCTCGTAGAATAAGCCCTGTAACTGCCACAGCTATTTCAACAATTCAGTCTATGCCTTTGTCAGGATTTAATAGCGGTTCCAATTCCTCTTTCAGCACCGTGGATGATGGGTATTCTTCTCAGAAATATTCTGCTGAAGTGGCTCCTCCGAACTTCCAATTGTACAGCTGGGAATCCTTTCAACCAGTAGGAGGTCTTCTTCCTCAACCAGAATGGACAGCATGGGACCAGACTGTTGAATATTGTGCTTTTGCTTATCTACAATATATTGTTATATCTTCCTTGCGTCCGCAGTTTAGATATTTGGGAGATGTGGCGATACCTCATGCTACTGGGGCTGTTTGGCACCGAAGGCAGTTGTTTGTTGCTACCCCAACCACCATTGAGTGTGTATTTGTTGATGCTGGTATCTCGCCTATTGATATAGAAacaaaaaaaaggaaagaagaaatgCGTCTTAAAGAGCTTCAGTCAAGAGCAGTAGTAGAGCATGGAGAATTAGCATTGATAACCGTTGATAGTCAGCAATCAGCCATACAAGAGAGGATCACACTAAGACCCCCTATGTTACAGGTTGTCAGATTAGCATCATTTCAGCATGCTCCGTCGATACCTCCTTTTTTAACATTGCCTAAACAAACCAAAGTCGACAGTGAAGATTCGCCAATACCAAAAGAATTCGAAGAAAGGAGAGTTAATGAGGTTGCTGTTGGTGGTGGTGGGGTTGCTGTGGCTGTTACTAGATTTCCGTCGGAACAAAAGCGACCAATTGGGCCTCTTGTTGTTGTTGGAGTGAGAGATGGTGTTCTGTGGTTGATAGACAGGTACATGTGTGCTCATGCTATATCCCTCAGCCATCCTGGTATACGTTGTCGATGTCTTGCAGCCTATGGAGACGCTGTTAGTGCAGTAAAATGGGCAAGTAGGCTTGGTAGAGAGCATCATGATGATTTAGCTCAGTTTATGCTTGGGATGGGTTATGCCACTGAAGCACTTCACCTTCCTGGTATATCCAAAAGGTTGGAATTTGATCTGGCAATGCAGAGCAATGATTTGAAACGAGCCCTTCAGTGCCTTCTCACAATGAGCAATAGCAGGGATATAGGACAAGAGGCTCTGGGATTGGACTTAAACGACATAATGAATTTGTCATCAAAGAAGGAAAATGTTGTTGATGCCCTTCAAGGAGTGGTAAAATTTGCCAAGGAGTTTCTAGATCTCATTGATGCTGCTGATGCTACTGGACAAGCTGATATTGCACGGGAAGCTCTTAAGCGGGTAGCTGCTGCTGGTTCAGTGAAAGGAGCTCTGCAAGGTCATGAGCTGCGGGGGTTGGCTTTACGACTTGCAAATCATGGGGAGTTGACACGGCTCAGC AATTTGGTGAACAATTTAGTATCAGTTGGTTCAGGACGTGAAGCAGCGTTTGCTGCTGCTCTTTTGGGAGACAATGTACTCATGGAAAAAGCATGGCAGGATACAGGGATGCTTGCTGAGGCGGTGCTCCACGCACAT GCTCATGGTCGACCTACGTTGAGGAGCTTGGTTCAGGCATGGAACAAGACATTGCAAAAAGAGATGGAGCACGCCCCATCCACTAAAATGGATGCTGCCGCAGCATTTTTAGCATCCCTGGAGGAAACCAAGCTCACGAGTCTGCAAGATGCAGCAAAAAAGCCTCCAATTGAAATCCTGCCTCCGGGGATGGCATCTTTATACGGCCCTAATCCAGGTCAGTCTGTTCTAAAGAACCCAAACCCTGCCATGAAGAGCACACAGCAGCAACCAGGCAAACAATTGCTACTGGAAGGAGCAACTGCTGCGCCCCAGAATACATCTGCTTCCACAGAGACGCCTGTTCCTCCCTCAACTGAATCAGGTACTTCTCAGAACTCTGTTCCGGAGGTTCACGGTACGACTGAAGCAGCTTCTGGTGCAACATCAGGGGCTACTGCTACAACAGAGGCAGGGGTTCCAGACACCACAGCCATGACAAAACCTACTGCTACGGATCTAGAATCGAGTCCTCCAGCACAATCGGAGCCAAATGCTTCTGCTACCCCGTTGACCGATCCCACTGTTTCTACAGAATTGAATGGCAAAACAGTACAAAGTCAAGAACAGACATCATCACCACCGCCTGTTTCAGAGGATAAAGTAATGGATGGAAGTTTCCCACCAGCTTCCAAGACTCCTCCACCAGCAGCAGAGTCTATACCCCAACAATCAAACAACCAAGGGGCCAGTGTCCGTCCTGAACTCCCAATGATAGACTTCACTTGA
- the LOC140859891 gene encoding uncharacterized protein isoform X2 has product MRGRDVPKQDLDNRSLLCMEFLCRSTASDGPLVAFGGSDGVIRVLSMLTWKLARRYTGGHKGSISCLMTFMAPAGEALLVSGGSDGLLVLWNADYGQDSRELVPKLSLKAHDGGVVAVELSRVSGAAPQLITIGVDKTLAIWDTMTFKELRRIKPVSKLACHSVASWCHPRAPNLDILTCVKDSHIWAIEHPTYSALTRPLCELSSLVPPQFLASHKKLRGYSMVAHPLQPHLVATGTNIGVLVCEFDLKSLPPVAPLPTTPGSREHSAVYVVERALKLLQFQLSNTANPALGSNGSLNDVGRVRGDTPEQLHVKQIKKHISTPVPHDSYSVLSVSSSGKYVAIVWPDIPYFSVYKVSDWSIVDSGSARLLAWDTCRDRFALLESVLPPRMPIIPKGSSSRKAKEAAAAAAQAAAAAASAASSASVQVRILLDDGTSNILMRSVGSRSEPVSGLHGGALLGVAYRTSRRISPVTATAISTIQSMPLSGFNSGSNSSFSTVDDGYSSQKYSAEVAPPNFQLYSWESFQPVGGLLPQPEWTAWDQTVEYCAFAYLQYIVISSLRPQFRYLGDVAIPHATGAVWHRRQLFVATPTTIECVFVDAGISPIDIETKKRKEEMRLKELQSRAVVEHGELALITVDSQQSAIQERITLRPPMLQVVRLASFQHAPSIPPFLTLPKQTKVDSEDSPIPKEFEERRVNEVAVGGGGVAVAVTRFPSEQKRPIGPLVVVGVRDGVLWLIDRYMCAHAISLSHPGIRCRCLAAYGDAVSAVKWASRLGREHHDDLAQFMLGMGYATEALHLPGISKRLEFDLAMQSNDLKRALQCLLTMSNSRDIGQEALGLDLNDIMNLSSKKENVVDALQGVVKFAKEFLDLIDAADATGQADIAREALKRVAAAGSVKGALQGHELRGLALRLANHGELTRLSNLVNNLVSVGSGREAAFAAALLGDNVLMEKAWQDTGMLAEAVLHAHAHGRPTLRSLVQAWNKTLQKEMEHAPSTKMDAAAAFLASLEETKLTSLQDAAKKPPIEILPPGMASLYGPNPGQSVLKNPNPAMKSTQQQPGKQLLLEGATAAPQNTSASTETPVPPSTESGTSQNSVPEVHGTTEAASGATSGATATTEAGVPDTTAMTKPTATDLESSPPAQSEPNASATPLTDPTVSTELNGKTVQSQEQTSSPPPVSEDKVMDGSFPPASKTPPPAAESIPQQSNNQGASVRPELPMIDFT; this is encoded by the exons ATGCGTGGCCGTGATGTGCCAAAGCAAGATTTAGATAACAGATCTCTTCTATG TATGGAATTTTTGTGTAGATCAACTGCTAGTGATGGTCCTCTTGTGGCATTTGGTGGGTCAGATGGAGTGATTAGAGTTCTTTCCATGCTGACGTGGAAG CTTGCTCGAAGATATACAGGAGGACACAAGGGTTCAATTTCTTGTTTGATGACTTTCATGGCTCCTGCTGGCGAG GCCCTTTTGGTTTCTGGTGGTAGCGATGGCTTGCTTGTGCTCTGGAATGCGGACTATGGTCAAGATTCAAGGGAACTTGTTCCTAAGCTGAGCTTAAAA GCACATGACGGTGGCGTTGTTGCTGTTGAGCTCTCTCGTGTTTCTGGTGCTGCACCACAGCTCATAACCATTGGTGTGGACAAGACTTTGGCTATCTGGGACACAATGACATTTAAG GAACTGCGACGAATAAAACCTGTTTCAAAATTAGCTTGTCATAGTGTAGCATCTTGGTGCCACCCTCGAGCTCCTAATCTTGATATATTGACATGTGTAAAAGATTCCCACATATG GGCCATTGAGCATCCCACTTATTCAGCTCTTACAAGGCCATTATGTGAACTTTCATCATTAGTCCCACCCCAGTTTCTTGCGTCCCACAAGAAGCTAAGG GGGTATTCCATGGTTGCTCATCCTTTACAACCCCACCTTGTTGCAACTGGTACCAACATTGGTGTCCTTGTCTGTGAATTTGATCTCAAATCGCTCCCACCTGTTGCTCCATTGCCTACAACACCAGGAAGCCGAGAACACTCAGCTGTCTATGTCGTTGAAAGGGCATTGAAGCTACTGCAATTTCAGTTGTCAAATACTGCAAATCCAGCTCTAGGAAGCAATGGCTCCTTGAATGACGTGGGGAGAGTTAGAGGAGACACACCAGAGCAGCTCCATGTGAAGCAAATTAAAAAGCATATTAGTACCCCAGTTCCACATGATTCATACTCAGTCCTTTCTGTGAGCAGTTCTGGAAA GTATGTGGCCATTGTGTGGCCTGATATTCCATATTTCTCAGTTTATAAGGTCAGTGACTGGTCGATTGTAGATTCTGGTAGTGCGAGGCTCTTGGCTTGGGATACTTGTAGAGACAGGTTTGCCCTGCTTGAGTCTGTATTACCTCCCAGAATGCCTATAATTCCAAAAGGCAGCTCATCAAGAAAAGCGAAGGAAGCTGCAGCCGCTGCTGCACAAGCTGCTGCTGCAGCAGCCTCCGCTGCTTCATCTGCCAGTGTTCAAGTAAGGATATTACTTGATGATGGTACATCAAACATATTGATGAGGTCGGTCGGCAGCCGCAGTGAACCGGTTTCTGGTTTACATGGGGGAGCGCTACTTGGTGTAGCCTATCGGACATCTCGTAGAATAAGCCCTGTAACTGCCACAGCTATTTCAACAATTCAGTCTATGCCTTTGTCAGGATTTAATAGCGGTTCCAATTCCTCTTTCAGCACCGTGGATGATGGGTATTCTTCTCAGAAATATTCTGCTGAAGTGGCTCCTCCGAACTTCCAATTGTACAGCTGGGAATCCTTTCAACCAGTAGGAGGTCTTCTTCCTCAACCAGAATGGACAGCATGGGACCAGACTGTTGAATATTGTGCTTTTGCTTATCTACAATATATTGTTATATCTTCCTTGCGTCCGCAGTTTAGATATTTGGGAGATGTGGCGATACCTCATGCTACTGGGGCTGTTTGGCACCGAAGGCAGTTGTTTGTTGCTACCCCAACCACCATTGAGTGTGTATTTGTTGATGCTGGTATCTCGCCTATTGATATAGAAacaaaaaaaaggaaagaagaaatgCGTCTTAAAGAGCTTCAGTCAAGAGCAGTAGTAGAGCATGGAGAATTAGCATTGATAACCGTTGATAGTCAGCAATCAGCCATACAAGAGAGGATCACACTAAGACCCCCTATGTTACAGGTTGTCAGATTAGCATCATTTCAGCATGCTCCGTCGATACCTCCTTTTTTAACATTGCCTAAACAAACCAAAGTCGACAGTGAAGATTCGCCAATACCAAAAGAATTCGAAGAAAGGAGAGTTAATGAGGTTGCTGTTGGTGGTGGTGGGGTTGCTGTGGCTGTTACTAGATTTCCGTCGGAACAAAAGCGACCAATTGGGCCTCTTGTTGTTGTTGGAGTGAGAGATGGTGTTCTGTGGTTGATAGACAGGTACATGTGTGCTCATGCTATATCCCTCAGCCATCCTGGTATACGTTGTCGATGTCTTGCAGCCTATGGAGACGCTGTTAGTGCAGTAAAATGGGCAAGTAGGCTTGGTAGAGAGCATCATGATGATTTAGCTCAGTTTATGCTTGGGATGGGTTATGCCACTGAAGCACTTCACCTTCCTGGTATATCCAAAAGGTTGGAATTTGATCTGGCAATGCAGAGCAATGATTTGAAACGAGCCCTTCAGTGCCTTCTCACAATGAGCAATAGCAGGGATATAGGACAAGAGGCTCTGGGATTGGACTTAAACGACATAATGAATTTGTCATCAAAGAAGGAAAATGTTGTTGATGCCCTTCAAGGAGTGGTAAAATTTGCCAAGGAGTTTCTAGATCTCATTGATGCTGCTGATGCTACTGGACAAGCTGATATTGCACGGGAAGCTCTTAAGCGGGTAGCTGCTGCTGGTTCAGTGAAAGGAGCTCTGCAAGGTCATGAGCTGCGGGGGTTGGCTTTACGACTTGCAAATCATGGGGAGTTGACACGGCTCAGC AATTTGGTGAACAATTTAGTATCAGTTGGTTCAGGACGTGAAGCAGCGTTTGCTGCTGCTCTTTTGGGAGACAATGTACTCATGGAAAAAGCATGGCAGGATACAGGGATGCTTGCTGAGGCGGTGCTCCACGCACAT GCTCATGGTCGACCTACGTTGAGGAGCTTGGTTCAGGCATGGAACAAGACATTGCAAAAAGAGATGGAGCACGCCCCATCCACTAAAATGGATGCTGCCGCAGCATTTTTAGCATCCCTGGAGGAAACCAAGCTCACGAGTCTGCAAGATGCAGCAAAAAAGCCTCCAATTGAAATCCTGCCTCCGGGGATGGCATCTTTATACGGCCCTAATCCAGGTCAGTCTGTTCTAAAGAACCCAAACCCTGCCATGAAGAGCACACAGCAGCAACCAGGCAAACAATTGCTACTGGAAGGAGCAACTGCTGCGCCCCAGAATACATCTGCTTCCACAGAGACGCCTGTTCCTCCCTCAACTGAATCAGGTACTTCTCAGAACTCTGTTCCGGAGGTTCACGGTACGACTGAAGCAGCTTCTGGTGCAACATCAGGGGCTACTGCTACAACAGAGGCAGGGGTTCCAGACACCACAGCCATGACAAAACCTACTGCTACGGATCTAGAATCGAGTCCTCCAGCACAATCGGAGCCAAATGCTTCTGCTACCCCGTTGACCGATCCCACTGTTTCTACAGAATTGAATGGCAAAACAGTACAAAGTCAAGAACAGACATCATCACCACCGCCTGTTTCAGAGGATAAAGTAATGGATGGAAGTTTCCCACCAGCTTCCAAGACTCCTCCACCAGCAGCAGAGTCTATACCCCAACAATCAAACAACCAAGGGGCCAGTGTCCGTCCTGAACTCCCAATGATAGACTTCACTTGA
- the LOC140862269 gene encoding uncharacterized protein, which yields MSKRKINNYFSRKDNDQSTNNQSVSNDPSPSSPNVPLETKRMNLVHEVVDTIESNYPYYERDPGKRPVIWQYPCDKQDEIRREYVGIGPYQPIYNYPLVDFKQQRRSFQFSWFIKFPWLEFSEAKESAFCFPCYLFDTPSLQQKKFTVEGFKNWKRVNCKNCPLKRHEGEINSHHSDSMQKWESLKNVSQHIDRKIVKESEKVVKQNRLLLKTSIRAVWWLALQGCAFRGHDESSSSHNRGNFLELVNFQAELCKEIGDIVLSKAAKNAKYIAPSIQQEILKINANLVRSKIRDEIEDAKFCILVDEATDESHKTQMTLVLRYVDVDGVVRERFMEVVAVDDTNSITLKTQICNILSHHKLLVENM from the coding sequence ATGTCGAAAAGGAAGATCAACAATTATTTTTCTCGAAAAGACAATGATCAATCAACAAATAATCAAAGTGTTTCAAACGATCCTTCTCCTTCAAGTCCAAATGTACCACTGGAAACAAAAAGAATGAATCTTGTTCATGAAGTGGTAGATACAATAGAAAGCAACTATCCGTATTACGAGCGAGATCCTGGAAAACGACCCGTGATTTGGCAATATCCATGTGACAAACAAGATGAGATTCGGAGAGAATATGTTGGTATTGGACCATATCAACCTATTTATAATTATCCTCTTGTTGATTTTAAGCAACAAAGACGCAGTTTCCAGTTTTCTTGGTTTATAAAATTTCCGTGGCTTGAGTTTTCTGAAGCAAAGGAAAGTGCATTTTGTTTTCCATGCTATTTATTTGATACCCCTTCTTTACAACAAAAGAAATTTACAGTTGAAGGATTCAAGAATTGGAAAAGAGTGAATTGCAAAAATTGTCCATTGAAAAGGCATGAAGGAGAAATTAATTCACATCATAGTGATTCTATGCAAAAATGGGAGAGTTTGAAAAATGTTTCTCAGCATATTGACAGGAAAATAGTTAAAGAGTCAGAAAAAGTGGTTAAGCAAAATCGATTGCTTTTAAAGACTTCCATAAGAGCTGTGTGGTGGCTAGCATTGCAAGGTTGTGCATTTAGAGGACACGATGAGTCATCCAGTTCTCACAATCGAGGTAATTTTCTAGAACTAGTCAATTTTCAAGCTGAGTTATGTAAAGAAATTGGTGATATTGTTTTGTCTAAAGCGGCTAAAAATGCCAAGTATATAGCACCGTCAATTCAACAAGAGATACTAAAAATTAATGCGAATCTTGTACGAAGTAAAATTCGTGATGAAATTGAGGATGCTAAGTTTTGTATTCTTGTTGATGAGGCAACTGATGAATCCCATAAAACACAAATGACTCTTGTTTTAAGATATGTAGATGTTGATGGGGTTGTTAGAGAGCGCTTTATGGAAGTTGTTGCTGTTGATGACACAAATTCTATAACTTTGAAAACACAAATTTGCAACATACTATCACACCATAAGCTTTTGGTGGAAAACATGTGA
- the LOC140862270 gene encoding uncharacterized protein produces MREEWNGLQALFLRDCPYAYYVHCFAHRLQLALVAAAKEVSDVCLFFSKLTSIVNFVTVSSKRHCQLQSIREDEIVDLILLGELGTVSGFNQVCALQRPGSTRWSSHYTSVGRVIELFHSICTLLKDLMENGSNSSIRAESKGLFIGMMTFEFVFMLLLMHRILKVSDMLCQALQRKDQDILNAMKLVTTTKLLFQKMRNDEWLDFIWSVNDFCGVHDIEVPDFSDPYLQGTKRSCQQKNHFTLEEYYHFHVFNVVVDKQLMELNNRFTEKSMELLTLCDALNPSDGFKSFSDSAICSLAKKFYPCDFSGDDMEHLRSQLNHYKLDVFEDLRFKNIDSLPKLCRLLTETKKSKIYFMIDRLIHLVLTLPVSTATTERAFSGMKLLKTQLRNKMEQEYLNNAMILYIEREIARNIDLEYIIDRFDLLKNRRLRLK; encoded by the coding sequence ATGAGGGAAGAATGGAATGGGCTACAAGCTTTGTTTCTCAGAGATTGTCCATATGCCTATTATGTTCATTGTTTTGCTCATCGACTCCAACTTGCCTTAGTTGCAGCAGCTAAAGAGGTATCAGATGTATGCCTATTTTTTTCTAAGTTAACTTCCATTGTCAATTTTGTTACTGTTTCTTCGAAGAGGCACTGTCAGTTACAATCAATTAGAGAAGATGAAATTGTTGATTTGATATTATTAGGAGAACTTGGGACTGTTAGTGGGTTTAATCAAGTTTGTGCTTTACAACGTCCTGGATCTACTCGTTGGAGTTCACATTACACCTCTGTTGGCAGAGTTATTGAATTGTTTCATTCAATTTGTACACTTCTTAAAGATCTTATGGAAAATGGATCAAACTCTAGTATACGTGCAGAGTCTAAAGGTTTATTTATTGGAATGATGACATTTGAATTTGTTTTCATGTTACTGTTGATGCATAGAATCTTGAAAGTATCAGATATGTTGTGTCAAGCATTGCAACGAAAAGATCAAGATATTTTGAACGCAATGAAGCTAGTCACAACTACAAAATTACTCTTTCAAAAGATGCGAAATGATGAATGGTTGGATTTTATATGGAGTGTAAATGATTTTTGTGGTGTTCATGATATTGAAGTACCTGATTTCTCTGATCCATACCTCCAAGGTACTAAACGTTCTTGTCAGCAGAAAAATCATTTCACATTGGAGGAGTATTATCATTTTCATGTATTCAATGTTGTGGTTGACAAACAATTGATGGAGTTGAACAACAGATTTACTGAGAAATCAATGGAGCTACTCACTTTGTGTGATGCCTTGAATCCTAGTGATGGATTCAAATCATTTTCTGATAGTGCTATTTGTTCTTTGGCTAAGAAGTTTTATCCGTGTGATTTTTCTGGAGATGACATGGAACATCTGAGAAGTCAGTTAAATCATTACAAGCTTGATGTTTTTGAAGATCTGcgatttaaaaatattgattctCTTCCTAAATTATGTCGATTGCTAACCGAAACAAAGAAGTCAaagatttatttcatgattgaTAGGTTGATCCATTTAGTCCTAACTCTTCCGGTTTCTACTGCAACCACAGAGAGAGCATTTTCAGGGATGAAACTTCTCAAGACCCAACTTCGCAACAAAATGGAGCAAGAATATCTTAACAATGCTATGATTTTGTATATTGAGAGAGAGATTGCTCGTAATATTGATTTGGAATATATAATTGAtaggtttgatcttttgaaaaatCGCAGACTGCGATTGAAGTAG